One segment of Streptomyces sp. NA02950 DNA contains the following:
- a CDS encoding VWA domain-containing protein, whose amino-acid sequence MNERAERTAAPARDAAITLRVHQNKYLPAAAGPAEMHAVIGVAAHGLGPAAARTTASEVIVIDCSGSMSWPPTKIAAARRATATAVQLLRDGTRFAIVQGTERADVVYPPGGGMAVAGADTRAAAARAAAVLPAVGGTAIGSWLDLARRLHLERPAAIRHTLLLTDGRNEHDPPGHLHQVLDACAPHFTCDARGIGDGWDATELREIVRRLHGRADAVLEDSALTAAFEEMVSASMAKALAGVRIRVRTRAGGRINFVKQVHPTRVDLTAEGTRPDARTWECRTDAWGDEVREFHVCVLADPRGDPAGEDVELAAVELVLDGDSGLAPPEAQSVLVQWTDDALLSSRVDPRLLHYGADSDLGRAVTAGCDAYEAGDREEARRQWGLAVRLAHELGGEKTLSRLRGLVHIVDAATGVVRIRETVRPLDLNSALIVSDESVRFTGTERPGAAAPAGPDMDCPGCGRTSPASAAFCQRCDTPLRPGEPGGAP is encoded by the coding sequence ATGAACGAGCGGGCGGAGCGGACCGCGGCACCGGCGCGGGACGCGGCCATCACCCTGCGGGTGCACCAGAACAAGTACCTGCCCGCCGCCGCGGGCCCCGCCGAGATGCACGCCGTCATCGGCGTCGCGGCCCATGGCCTCGGCCCGGCCGCGGCCCGCACCACCGCGTCCGAGGTCATCGTGATCGACTGCTCGGGGTCGATGAGCTGGCCACCCACCAAGATCGCGGCGGCGCGCCGGGCCACCGCCACCGCCGTCCAGCTGCTGCGCGACGGCACCCGCTTCGCGATCGTCCAGGGCACCGAACGGGCGGACGTCGTCTATCCGCCCGGCGGCGGGATGGCGGTCGCCGGGGCCGACACCCGGGCCGCCGCCGCCCGCGCCGCCGCCGTCCTGCCCGCCGTCGGCGGTACGGCCATCGGCAGCTGGCTCGACCTCGCACGCCGACTGCACCTGGAGCGGCCCGCCGCGATCCGGCACACCCTGCTGCTCACCGACGGCCGCAACGAACACGACCCGCCCGGCCATCTGCACCAGGTGCTGGACGCCTGCGCACCGCATTTCACCTGCGACGCCCGCGGGATCGGCGACGGCTGGGACGCCACTGAACTGAGGGAGATCGTGCGGCGGCTGCACGGCCGGGCGGACGCGGTTCTGGAGGACTCCGCGCTGACCGCCGCGTTCGAGGAGATGGTGAGCGCCTCGATGGCCAAGGCGCTGGCCGGGGTGCGGATCCGGGTGCGCACCCGGGCGGGCGGCCGGATCAACTTCGTCAAGCAGGTGCATCCCACCCGGGTGGACCTCACCGCCGAGGGCACCCGGCCGGACGCCCGCACCTGGGAGTGCCGCACCGACGCCTGGGGCGACGAGGTCCGCGAGTTCCATGTGTGCGTCCTGGCCGACCCGCGGGGCGACCCGGCGGGCGAGGACGTCGAACTGGCCGCGGTGGAACTGGTGCTGGACGGCGACAGCGGCCTGGCCCCGCCCGAAGCGCAGTCCGTGCTGGTGCAGTGGACCGACGACGCGCTGCTGTCGTCCCGGGTCGACCCCCGGCTGCTGCACTACGGCGCCGACTCCGACCTGGGCCGGGCCGTCACCGCGGGCTGTGACGCCTACGAGGCCGGGGACCGGGAGGAGGCGCGGCGCCAGTGGGGGCTGGCCGTTCGGCTGGCGCACGAACTGGGCGGCGAGAAGACGCTGTCCCGGCTGCGCGGCCTGGTCCACATCGTCGACGCCGCCACCGGCGTCGTGCGGATCCGGGAGACCGTCCGACCGCTCGACCTCAACTCCGCGCTGATCGTGTCCGACGAGAGTGTCCGCTTCACCGGCACGGAGCGCCCCGGCGCCGCCGCACCGGCCGGACCGGACATGGACTGCCCCGGCTGCGGGCGCACCTCGCCCGCCTCCGCCGCCTTCTGCCAGCGCTGCGACACCCCGCTGCGCCCCGGCGAGCCGGGCGGGGCACCATGA
- a CDS encoding ABC transporter substrate-binding protein, giving the protein MSAAARSRNVTAVGLSLWLLVLAVVGAGDLGGRQSRGTVSVLATWTGEEGDAFRDMLDTFSRTHRIHVDYQGTTALREVLSSEVDAGTPPDIAVLPSSGELAAYAAAGRLTPLDGVVPARQRAAYERLWTPRVRVGGTMRTYGVAIKADLKSIVWYDARRRPGELPALAADGRRWCVGMGGDATSGWPGTDWIEDLLLQQQGEDVYQRWATGRLAWDDPRMVRVWKSWGTLFGAADAKRALVTDFRAAGRGLFGTGQPCALEHQGSFIRGGYPSPSRADFAFSAGLLPGADRRSTAREVSGDFAAMFGDSPQARELMRYLASATAQRAWAKHSASGRTRPFFANREVPPDVQSHDRVTRQIARALRESGSLCLDASDAMPTRMRLAFQRAVLEYLSDTGSGPTRLLRSLERVREGIRGEPGGPWLSTVCG; this is encoded by the coding sequence ATGAGCGCCGCGGCCCGCTCCCGGAACGTGACCGCGGTCGGCTTGAGCCTGTGGCTGCTGGTGCTGGCCGTCGTCGGCGCGGGCGACCTGGGCGGCCGTCAGTCCCGCGGCACGGTCAGCGTGCTGGCCACCTGGACCGGGGAGGAGGGCGACGCCTTCCGCGACATGCTGGACACCTTCAGCCGCACCCACCGGATCCATGTGGACTACCAGGGCACCACGGCGCTGCGCGAGGTGCTGTCCTCCGAGGTGGACGCGGGCACCCCGCCCGACATCGCCGTGCTGCCCAGCTCCGGTGAGCTGGCCGCCTACGCCGCAGCGGGTCGGCTGACCCCACTGGACGGAGTGGTTCCGGCGCGGCAACGGGCGGCGTACGAACGGCTGTGGACGCCCCGGGTGCGGGTGGGCGGAACAATGCGCACCTACGGTGTGGCGATCAAGGCCGATCTGAAGAGCATCGTCTGGTACGACGCCCGGCGGCGGCCCGGGGAACTGCCCGCGCTGGCCGCCGACGGCCGCCGCTGGTGCGTCGGGATGGGCGGGGACGCGACCTCCGGCTGGCCGGGCACCGACTGGATCGAGGACCTGCTGCTCCAGCAGCAGGGCGAGGACGTCTACCAGCGATGGGCGACCGGGCGGCTGGCCTGGGACGATCCGCGGATGGTGCGGGTCTGGAAGAGCTGGGGCACGCTGTTCGGCGCCGCGGACGCGAAGCGGGCGCTGGTCACCGACTTCCGCGCGGCGGGCCGCGGGCTGTTCGGGACCGGTCAGCCGTGTGCGCTGGAACACCAGGGCTCGTTCATCCGCGGCGGCTACCCATCGCCCTCCCGGGCGGACTTCGCGTTCTCCGCCGGGCTGCTGCCGGGCGCCGACCGGCGGTCCACCGCCCGGGAGGTGTCCGGGGACTTCGCGGCGATGTTCGGTGACTCCCCGCAGGCCAGGGAGCTGATGCGCTATCTCGCCTCGGCCACCGCCCAGCGGGCGTGGGCGAAGCACAGCGCGTCGGGCCGCACCCGGCCGTTCTTCGCCAACCGCGAGGTGCCGCCGGATGTCCAGTCCCACGACCGGGTGACCCGGCAGATCGCCCGCGCCCTGCGGGAGTCCGGCTCGCTGTGCCTGGACGCCTCGGACGCGATGCCGACCCGGATGCGGCTCGCCTTCCAGCGGGCCGTACTGGAGTACCTCAGCGACACCGGCTCGGGCCCCACCCGGCTGCTGCGCAGCCTGGAGCGGGTCCGTGAAGGGATCCGCGGCGAGCCCGGCGGGCCGTGGCTGTCGACGGTGTGCGGCTGA